One segment of Desulfosudis oleivorans Hxd3 DNA contains the following:
- a CDS encoding PAS domain S-box protein, with the protein MVYVDLIHNLALLVALSIVSGFIEKRWPRHTRAGIGLQGLLFGGTAVLGMLRPLNLGPGLIFDGRSIMVSLCALFFGPWAAAVASALPMACRVWLGGAGTLTGLLVILSSAVVGLLARYRLQPDTRPPSVQALYLFGMAVHLAMIALMFTLPEGAGMAVIRRIGPPVLLLYPLATILAGKILSDQVKAGQQLAVLLESEKRLRATLDATPFPIAVVDLQDDTIFFWSRSALELFGHTAYTTSEWYQIAYPDPDYRQDVIERWKPFLEKARNSGQTVNTGEYRVTCKDGSERICELYATFLPDNLIVTFSDITEQKKAEASLRSNYALLQIAGETAGFGGWDVDLKTYISTWSDTVADIHEMPHGYAPPVEEGIKFYAPEWRERITRVFTDCAQKGIPYDEEMEILTSKGKRVWVRTIGRSVKDENGRIIKVQGSFQDISEHKRTEGKLKEQAQLFKAVSDNMFDLVALTDLEGNFIFVGASHNILGYDIDSLIGRNVLEFVHPEDVQQVSVSFRDFLSTGDDSRKVEYRYRCADESYLWFETVGRFVRDDNGDLKGIVFSTRDVTERRRIEQELKESEERFRALHNASFGGIAIHDKGLILECNQGLSEITGYTYDELIGMQGLSLISDGTRDKVVRNINAGYEKPYEAEGVRKNGGIYPLRLEARNIRYKGKDVRVVEFRDITENKRAEKEKEHLEAQLSHAQKMESVGRLAGGVAHDFNNMLNVILGYTELALQNMDKDDPLYNDLTEILDAARRSSDITRQLLAFARRQTIAPRTIDLNETVEGMLKMLRRLIGEDIDLAWEPSSGLWLVNMDPAQVDQVLANLLVNARDAIDGVGRVTIETDNAVLDEAYCADRPGFVPGEFVLLAVSDSGCGMDKNTMDNLFEPFFTTKTVGKGTGLGLATVYGIVRQNEGFITVHSEPGQGTTFKIYLPRHVGDAVFEPLFTEPETPLGTGQTVLVVEDEEAILRLADKMLTGMGYTVLTAPGPAAALELAKQHTGPIDLLITDVVMPEMNGRDLAKKLREGYPDLRVLFMSGYTANVIAHRGILDRGVQFIQKPFNKSDLARKVREALGNDE; encoded by the coding sequence ATGGTTTACGTCGACCTGATCCACAACCTGGCTCTGCTGGTGGCATTAAGCATCGTCTCCGGATTTATTGAAAAACGGTGGCCCCGCCACACCCGGGCGGGTATCGGGCTTCAGGGCCTTCTTTTCGGCGGCACCGCGGTGCTGGGGATGCTGCGGCCCCTGAACCTGGGGCCCGGCCTGATTTTTGACGGCCGGTCCATCATGGTCAGCCTGTGCGCCCTGTTTTTCGGCCCCTGGGCCGCGGCCGTGGCGAGTGCGCTGCCCATGGCCTGCCGGGTCTGGCTGGGAGGGGCCGGCACACTGACCGGCCTGCTGGTGATCCTTTCGTCGGCCGTTGTCGGCCTGCTGGCCCGGTATCGCCTTCAGCCGGATACGCGGCCCCCGTCCGTTCAGGCCCTCTACCTGTTCGGCATGGCCGTCCACCTGGCCATGATCGCCCTGATGTTCACCCTGCCCGAAGGGGCCGGCATGGCGGTTATCCGACGCATCGGCCCGCCGGTGCTGCTGCTCTATCCCCTGGCCACCATCCTTGCCGGAAAGATTTTGAGCGACCAGGTGAAAGCCGGGCAACAGCTGGCGGTCCTGCTGGAGAGCGAAAAACGATTACGCGCAACCCTTGATGCAACGCCCTTTCCAATTGCAGTTGTTGATTTACAGGATGATACCATTTTTTTCTGGAGTCGCAGCGCGCTTGAACTTTTTGGACATACGGCATACACAACTTCGGAATGGTATCAGATAGCGTACCCCGATCCTGATTACAGGCAAGACGTGATTGAACGGTGGAAGCCGTTTCTTGAAAAAGCCAGGAACTCCGGCCAGACGGTTAACACCGGTGAATATCGAGTGACCTGCAAGGATGGATCTGAACGTATTTGTGAGCTCTATGCCACCTTTCTCCCCGATAATCTTATCGTGACATTCAGCGACATCACCGAGCAAAAAAAGGCCGAGGCGTCGCTGCGATCAAATTATGCGCTGCTGCAGATTGCCGGGGAAACCGCCGGATTCGGCGGCTGGGACGTGGATTTAAAAACATATATTTCAACCTGGTCGGATACGGTGGCCGACATTCACGAAATGCCGCACGGCTACGCGCCGCCTGTGGAGGAGGGTATTAAGTTTTATGCGCCCGAATGGCGGGAAAGAATCACTCGGGTTTTTACAGATTGCGCTCAAAAAGGCATTCCCTATGATGAGGAAATGGAGATCCTTACATCAAAAGGAAAACGCGTATGGGTGCGGACCATTGGCAGATCGGTGAAAGATGAAAACGGCAGGATTATCAAAGTACAGGGTTCTTTTCAGGACATCAGCGAACACAAACGGACGGAAGGGAAACTGAAAGAACAGGCACAATTATTTAAGGCCGTTTCTGATAATATGTTTGACCTTGTTGCCTTGACTGACCTGGAAGGCAATTTCATATTCGTGGGCGCCTCACACAATATATTGGGATATGATATCGATTCCCTGATTGGACGAAATGTTCTGGAATTCGTCCACCCGGAGGATGTGCAGCAAGTATCCGTTTCTTTTCGTGACTTCCTGTCCACAGGCGATGACAGTCGAAAAGTGGAGTACCGCTATCGATGCGCGGATGAAAGCTATCTCTGGTTCGAGACTGTCGGAAGATTTGTCCGGGATGATAATGGTGATTTAAAGGGAATTGTCTTCAGCACAAGGGACGTCACCGAACGCAGGCGGATCGAACAGGAACTGAAAGAAAGCGAAGAGCGTTTCAGGGCGTTGCATAACGCTTCTTTCGGGGGAATCGCCATTCACGACAAGGGCCTCATCCTGGAATGCAACCAGGGGTTGTCCGAGATCACCGGTTATACCTATGATGAACTGATCGGGATGCAGGGGTTGTCACTGATCTCCGACGGCACGCGGGACAAGGTTGTACGCAATATTAACGCCGGTTATGAAAAGCCCTATGAGGCGGAAGGCGTCCGCAAAAACGGTGGAATATATCCTCTCCGGCTGGAAGCCAGAAACATCAGATACAAAGGCAAAGATGTCAGGGTGGTGGAGTTTAGAGACATCACTGAAAACAAGCGGGCTGAGAAAGAAAAAGAACATCTTGAGGCGCAGCTCAGCCATGCACAGAAGATGGAGTCCGTGGGCCGGCTGGCCGGGGGCGTGGCCCATGATTTCAACAACATGCTCAACGTGATTCTCGGGTACACCGAACTGGCCCTGCAGAACATGGACAAAGACGACCCCCTTTACAACGACCTGACCGAAATCCTTGACGCGGCCCGGCGCTCGTCCGACATCACCCGGCAACTGCTGGCCTTTGCCCGGCGCCAGACCATCGCGCCCCGCACCATCGATCTGAACGAGACCGTGGAGGGCATGCTCAAGATGCTGCGCCGCCTCATCGGCGAAGACATCGACCTTGCCTGGGAACCGAGCTCGGGCCTGTGGCTGGTGAACATGGACCCGGCCCAGGTGGACCAGGTGCTGGCCAACCTGCTGGTCAATGCCCGGGACGCCATTGACGGCGTAGGTAGGGTCACCATTGAGACGGACAACGCTGTTCTGGACGAAGCCTACTGCGCCGACCGGCCCGGCTTTGTTCCCGGCGAATTTGTACTGCTGGCGGTCAGCGACAGCGGCTGCGGCATGGACAAAAACACAATGGACAACCTGTTTGAGCCGTTTTTTACCACCAAAACCGTAGGCAAAGGCACGGGCCTGGGCCTGGCCACGGTCTACGGCATTGTCCGGCAGAACGAGGGGTTCATTACTGTGCACAGCGAGCCTGGCCAGGGCACCACCTTCAAAATCTACCTGCCCCGCCACGTGGGAGATGCCGTCTTCGAGCCGCTTTTCACTGAACCGGAAACACCCCTTGGCACCGGCCAAACCGTGCTGGTGGTGGAAGATGAGGAAGCGATTTTAAGGCTTGCCGACAAGATGCTGACCGGCATGGGCTACACCGTACTGACGGCGCCCGGCCCGGCCGCGGCCCTGGAACTGGCAAAACAGCACACCGGCCCCATCGACCTGCTGATAACCGATGTGGTGATGCCGGAAATGAACGGCCGGGATCTGGCGAAAAAGCTAAGAGAGGGATATCCGGATCTGCGGGTGCTGTTCATGTCCGGGTACACGGCCAATGTCATCGCCCACCGCGGCATTCTGGACAGGGGGGTGCAGTTCATCCAGAAACCGTTTAATAAAAGCGACCTGGCACGAAAGGTGAGAGAAGCCTTGGGGAATGATGAATGA
- a CDS encoding four helix bundle protein: protein MRSGTSVGAHLREGKRSRSNAEMISKTECALQELEETLYWLELLSDSGIVKTERLSDLKKEADELTAILVASVKTIKKHRKKNE from the coding sequence CTGCGGTCCGGGACGTCCGTGGGCGCGCATTTACGGGAAGGCAAACGGAGCCGTTCGAATGCTGAAATGATCAGTAAAACCGAATGCGCATTGCAGGAACTCGAGGAGACACTGTATTGGCTTGAACTCCTGTCGGATTCCGGCATCGTCAAAACCGAACGGCTTTCCGACCTGAAAAAAGAGGCGGACGAGCTGACCGCCATTCTCGTTGCAAGCGTCAAAACAATCAAAAAACACCGGAAGAAAAACGAATAA
- a CDS encoding ATP-binding protein yields MRFIPSFIIHRSSFIILFSVLSLFVLPVFASPPVHAEARLVRVGVYENAPKVFVDGSTGEPAGIFIDVLEHVAKSEGWTVEYVSGTWGEGLDRLERGDIDLMPDVAHTSDREKIFAFHKTPVLSSWFQVYARKGSGIRSIVDLSGKRVAVLERSVQQAAFVRLADGFGLNATIMSLPDYATLFDLVARGEADAAVTNRFYGLMHAKRFGLEDTAIVFNPSNLFFAAPKGKHADLLSAIDTHLEVLKADSGSVYYQSLKKWTSEKVAFVLPDWVKLTGLVAGTVLIMSLGGSLLLKRRVDARTRELRQINNEMDDRIRSRTAELADAMKKARAADHLKSAFLATMSHELRTPLNSIIGFTGMLLQELPGPLNEEQKKQMGMVQTSARHLLALINDVLDISKIEAGQLSLAPVTFDLRSSIEKTAALVAPLAEKNEIDLKVEIGKDVGDMTTDQRRLEQVVLNLLNNAVKFTETGSVSINCRTDTGQYVISVADTGIGIQPEDVAELFQPFHQVDTGLSRRHEGTGLGLSISKRLVAMMGGAIEVQSEPGKGSTFTVRLPKTMMNAE; encoded by the coding sequence ATGCGCTTCATTCCATCATTCATCATTCATCGTTCATCATTCATCATTCTTTTTTCTGTCCTCTCCCTCTTCGTTCTGCCGGTTTTCGCGTCGCCCCCGGTCCATGCCGAAGCCCGGCTCGTCCGCGTGGGTGTTTATGAAAACGCGCCCAAGGTCTTTGTGGATGGGTCCACCGGTGAGCCCGCCGGCATCTTCATTGATGTGCTGGAACATGTTGCAAAGAGCGAAGGCTGGACCGTGGAATATGTTTCCGGCACATGGGGCGAAGGGCTGGACCGGCTGGAACGGGGCGATATCGACCTTATGCCGGATGTGGCCCACACATCGGACAGGGAAAAGATCTTTGCCTTTCACAAAACACCGGTGCTCTCCTCCTGGTTCCAGGTTTATGCCCGCAAAGGCAGCGGCATCCGGTCCATCGTGGACCTTTCCGGAAAACGGGTGGCCGTTCTTGAACGATCGGTGCAGCAGGCGGCGTTTGTCCGGCTGGCCGACGGCTTTGGCCTGAATGCCACGATTATGAGTCTGCCGGATTATGCGACGCTTTTCGACCTGGTGGCCCGGGGCGAGGCAGACGCCGCGGTAACCAACCGGTTCTACGGGCTGATGCATGCCAAGCGATTCGGCCTGGAAGACACGGCCATTGTTTTCAACCCCTCGAATCTTTTTTTCGCAGCGCCCAAAGGCAAGCACGCGGACCTTCTCAGCGCCATTGATACGCATCTTGAAGTTTTAAAGGCGGACTCCGGGTCCGTCTACTACCAGTCCCTGAAAAAGTGGACATCGGAAAAGGTGGCCTTTGTTCTGCCGGACTGGGTCAAGCTTACCGGGCTTGTCGCCGGCACGGTGCTGATCATGAGCCTGGGCGGCAGCCTTCTGCTCAAGCGGCGGGTAGACGCCCGCACCCGGGAGCTGCGGCAGATCAACAACGAAATGGATGACCGCATCAGGAGCCGGACCGCCGAACTGGCCGACGCCATGAAAAAGGCCCGGGCCGCGGATCATCTCAAGTCCGCCTTTCTGGCCACCATGAGCCATGAGCTGCGCACGCCGCTCAACTCCATCATCGGGTTTACCGGCATGCTGCTCCAGGAACTGCCCGGCCCTCTGAACGAGGAGCAGAAAAAGCAGATGGGCATGGTGCAGACCAGCGCCCGCCACCTCCTGGCCCTGATCAACGACGTTCTGGACATTTCCAAAATCGAGGCCGGCCAGCTGTCGCTGGCGCCGGTCACCTTTGACCTGCGGTCTTCTATTGAAAAGACAGCGGCCCTGGTCGCGCCATTGGCTGAAAAAAATGAAATCGACCTGAAAGTGGAGATCGGAAAAGATGTCGGCGACATGACCACGGACCAGCGCCGCCTGGAACAGGTGGTTCTCAACCTGCTCAATAACGCCGTCAAGTTCACGGAGACCGGGTCCGTCTCAATTAACTGCCGGACCGACACCGGACAGTATGTGATATCGGTTGCCGATACCGGCATCGGCATTCAACCCGAGGATGTGGCCGAACTTTTTCAGCCGTTTCACCAGGTCGACACGGGCCTGTCCCGCAGGCACGAGGGAACAGGCCTGGGACTTTCCATCTCAAAACGGCTGGTGGCCATGATGGGCGGCGCCATTGAGGTGCAGAGCGAGCCGGGAAAGGGCAGTACGTTTACAGTCCGGCTGCCGAAAACAATGATGAATGCGGAATGA
- a CDS encoding response regulator, whose protein sequence is MNDTLLVIEDNAQNLYLMRFLLEKNGFSVIGAGTGRAGIEAALQNKPRAILLDIQLPEMDGYAVAAEIKKHAELANVPIIAVTSYAMVGDRERVLAAGADGYIEKPINPETFVEEIRGYL, encoded by the coding sequence ATGAACGACACGCTGCTGGTCATCGAAGACAACGCGCAGAACCTTTACCTGATGCGGTTTCTGCTGGAAAAAAACGGGTTTTCCGTCATCGGCGCAGGGACCGGCAGAGCCGGTATTGAAGCGGCCCTGCAAAACAAGCCCAGGGCCATTCTGCTGGATATTCAGCTGCCGGAAATGGACGGCTACGCCGTGGCCGCGGAAATCAAAAAACACGCCGAGCTGGCGAATGTGCCGATCATCGCGGTGACTTCTTACGCCATGGTCGGCGACCGGGAGCGGGTTCTGGCCGCCGGTGCCGACGGCTATATTGAAAAGCCCATCAACCCGGAGACCTTTGTGGAAGAGATCAGAGGGTATTTATAA
- a CDS encoding PAS domain S-box protein, whose protein sequence is MNILIVDDREENRYLLERLLQGNGHTVRQAANGAEAMEILTAGGIDLVISDILMPVMDGFQLCRKVKTDETLHAIPFIVYTATYTGPQDEAFALKIGADRFIQKPCEVDVLLSAINEVMAVGGGRVAEPVQEEEALKLYSERLIRKLEQKMLQAEQELQARQEAEQALRESESRFRLLAETAPVGIIIEDRDQNVLYVSPTCISLCGYAPEETPTMEAWFSLVCPDETLRNRVRAEWAAAVETATKTGVEIQPMEFPVTCRDGTVRDIEFRMSATQDLDFVVLSDVTSRRRAEQALRESERKYRRLAENTSDVVWTADMNLNTTYVSPSVERLVGEPVGLHIQRTMEEKFPADSLNRLYAVFAKELENEKDPACDKNRSRLVEVQHFRADSSTVWVSINISFIRDTTGRPIGLQGITRDITERKQAEQALRESEERYRTILENIEAGYYEVDLAGNFTFFNQAMCQILGYAEDELLGMNNRSYMDDENAKKVFHTFNQVFTSGKTAKAFDWELIRKDNTRCFVDTSIALMRDAENNPVGFRGIARDISEWKQAEAERERLSTQLLQAQKMESVGRLAGGVAHDFNNMLSVILGYTELAMHRVPPHDPLYEDLREILSAAKRSSEITRQLLAFARKQTSSPKVIDLSDTVENMLKMLRRLIGEDIDLAWNPGPGLWTVNMDPAQISQILANLLVNARDAIGGVGKVTIETGNVSFDQDYCEDHNEFLPGDYVVLAVSDDGCGMDRKTRDRLFEPFFTTKEVGKGTGLGLATVYGIVSQNNGFINVYSEPGQGTTFRIYLPRHGGALSTAHQPGPATAPRGTGETILVVEDEAAILKLTQRVLSGLGYTVLTAETPAQALKLAMEHSDRIDLLITDVIMPEMNGRDLADRLNALQPDLKILYMSGYTADVIAHRGILEPGVHFIQKPFSNQDLAKKVKAVLGG, encoded by the coding sequence ATGAACATCCTCATTGTCGATGACCGCGAAGAGAACCGCTACCTTCTGGAGCGCCTGCTTCAGGGAAACGGGCACACGGTCCGGCAGGCTGCCAACGGGGCCGAGGCCATGGAAATACTGACGGCCGGCGGCATCGACCTGGTCATCAGTGATATTCTCATGCCGGTGATGGACGGGTTCCAGTTGTGTCGCAAGGTGAAAACCGACGAAACCTTGCACGCTATTCCCTTTATCGTCTACACCGCCACCTATACCGGCCCCCAGGACGAGGCCTTTGCCCTGAAAATCGGCGCGGACCGTTTTATTCAAAAACCCTGCGAGGTCGACGTGCTGTTATCGGCCATCAACGAGGTAATGGCCGTCGGTGGCGGCCGGGTGGCAGAGCCGGTACAGGAGGAGGAAGCCCTCAAACTTTACAGTGAACGGCTGATAAGAAAGCTGGAACAGAAAATGCTTCAGGCCGAACAGGAACTCCAGGCTCGGCAGGAAGCCGAGCAGGCCCTGCGCGAAAGCGAGTCCCGGTTCCGGCTCTTGGCGGAGACCGCGCCCGTTGGTATCATTATCGAAGACCGGGATCAGAACGTCCTGTATGTGAGCCCCACGTGTATCTCTCTTTGCGGTTACGCGCCTGAAGAGACACCAACAATGGAGGCATGGTTTTCGCTTGTCTGCCCCGACGAAACCCTGAGAAACCGGGTGCGCGCGGAATGGGCCGCAGCGGTTGAAACGGCAACAAAAACCGGGGTCGAAATTCAGCCCATGGAGTTTCCCGTCACCTGCAGGGACGGCACGGTTCGGGATATTGAGTTTCGCATGTCCGCCACTCAGGACCTGGATTTTGTGGTGCTGTCCGATGTCACCAGCCGCAGGCGGGCCGAGCAGGCCCTGCGCGAAAGCGAACGCAAGTACCGTCGGCTGGCGGAAAATACGTCGGACGTGGTCTGGACCGCGGACATGAACCTGAACACCACCTATGTCAGCCCCTCGGTGGAGCGACTGGTGGGAGAACCGGTCGGCCTGCACATTCAGCGAACCATGGAGGAAAAATTTCCCGCCGATTCCCTGAACCGGCTTTATGCTGTTTTTGCCAAAGAGCTGGAAAACGAAAAAGACCCGGCCTGTGACAAAAACCGGTCCCGCCTGGTGGAGGTTCAGCACTTTCGGGCCGACAGCAGCACCGTCTGGGTTTCGATCAACATCTCGTTTATTCGGGATACCACCGGCCGGCCCATCGGACTACAGGGCATCACCCGGGACATCACCGAACGCAAACAGGCTGAACAGGCGCTGCGGGAGAGCGAGGAACGGTACCGGACCATTCTGGAAAACATCGAGGCCGGTTACTATGAAGTGGACCTGGCCGGCAACTTCACCTTTTTCAACCAGGCCATGTGCCAGATTCTGGGATATGCGGAAGATGAGCTGCTGGGCATGAACAACAGATCCTACATGGACGACGAAAACGCCAAAAAGGTGTTTCACACCTTCAACCAGGTGTTCACAAGCGGAAAAACAGCCAAAGCCTTTGACTGGGAACTGATTCGAAAAGACAACACCCGCTGTTTTGTGGACACGTCGATTGCACTGATGCGGGATGCCGAGAACAACCCCGTGGGGTTCCGGGGAATCGCCCGGGACATTTCGGAGTGGAAACAGGCCGAGGCGGAGCGGGAAAGACTTTCAACCCAGCTGCTTCAGGCCCAGAAAATGGAGTCCGTGGGCCGGCTGGCCGGCGGCGTGGCCCATGATTTTAACAACATGCTTTCCGTGATTCTGGGATACACGGAACTGGCCATGCACCGGGTGCCGCCCCACGACCCCCTTTACGAGGATTTAAGAGAAATTCTGTCCGCAGCCAAACGCTCCTCGGAAATCACCCGGCAGCTGCTGGCCTTTGCCCGCAAACAGACCAGCAGCCCGAAAGTGATCGACTTAAGCGACACCGTGGAGAACATGTTAAAGATGCTGCGGCGGCTCATCGGTGAAGATATCGACCTTGCGTGGAACCCCGGTCCGGGTCTCTGGACCGTGAACATGGATCCGGCCCAGATAAGCCAGATTCTGGCCAACCTGCTGGTCAATGCCAGAGACGCCATCGGCGGGGTGGGCAAAGTCACCATCGAGACCGGCAACGTCAGCTTTGATCAGGACTACTGCGAAGATCACAACGAATTTTTGCCCGGAGACTATGTGGTGCTGGCCGTGAGCGACGACGGTTGCGGCATGGACAGAAAAACCCGGGACCGCCTGTTCGAGCCCTTTTTCACCACCAAAGAGGTGGGGAAGGGCACGGGCCTGGGCCTGGCCACGGTCTATGGCATTGTCAGCCAGAACAACGGGTTTATAAATGTTTACAGCGAGCCGGGCCAGGGCACCACCTTTCGTATCTACCTGCCCCGCCACGGCGGGGCCCTGTCCACCGCCCATCAACCCGGACCGGCCACGGCGCCCCGCGGCACCGGAGAAACCATTCTGGTGGTGGAGGACGAGGCCGCCATTCTCAAGCTGACCCAGCGGGTCCTGTCCGGGCTGGGTTATACCGTTCTGACCGCGGAGACCCCGGCCCAGGCACTGAAGCTGGCCATGGAACACAGTGACCGGATCGACCTGCTGATCACGGATGTGATCATGCCGGAGATGAACGGCCGGGACCTGGCCGACCGGCTG